One region of Candidatus Methanoplasma cognatum genomic DNA includes:
- the glyS gene encoding glycine--tRNA ligase: MSNEVNSGDLLSLCRRRGFIWPSFELYGGVAGMFDYGPLGSNMRNNIVEVWRDIYRGREGFIEIDSETVNPREVFKASGHVDEFADLISYCAGCGSAFRADHLVKEFFDNADVLSPKELDDAFVKFDVKCPECGGKLGPVEEFNLMFKTTIGPGSSRVGYLRPETAQGIFVNYLNLYRYNREKLPLGVIQTGRGYRNEIAPRQGMIRMREFNMMEVELFVDPDDKSWGRFPEIENEPMTLVPNTGTEAVIITVGEAVEKGIIANKVLAYFIYTTQQLLVRLGVDAGRLRFRQHLRDEMAHYAMDCWDAEVLLSFGWIEVTGIADRGCWDLSRHAEFSGTELTHFKKFDEPKEMEIEKVKAKHRALGPRFKEKAKTLAEMIEAKQPSDVKDGKLTLNLNDEDIILDGEYFEVVMVREKVSGERVVPHVIEPSHGLDRIFYSVLEHSYEHDKGEDYTILRLMPEVAPIKAGIFPLMEKDGLDTLATEIYSKVHSPSMEAYYDGSGTIGKRYARMDEVGTPWCITVDYESLEGPNKGTVTIRERDTTAQKRIPADSVPEILRSLLSGKPFKNL; the protein is encoded by the coding sequence ATGAGTAACGAAGTGAACAGCGGCGACCTTTTATCCCTATGCAGGCGCAGAGGATTCATATGGCCGTCCTTCGAGTTATACGGAGGAGTTGCGGGGATGTTCGATTACGGTCCGCTCGGCTCCAACATGAGGAACAACATCGTGGAGGTCTGGAGGGACATATACAGGGGCAGGGAGGGTTTCATTGAGATCGATTCCGAGACCGTCAACCCGAGGGAGGTGTTCAAAGCGTCCGGCCACGTGGACGAATTCGCGGACCTCATATCGTATTGCGCCGGGTGCGGCTCCGCGTTCAGGGCGGACCACCTTGTGAAAGAGTTCTTCGACAATGCGGACGTGCTGTCCCCGAAAGAGCTGGACGACGCCTTCGTGAAATTTGATGTGAAATGTCCGGAATGCGGCGGAAAGCTGGGCCCCGTTGAAGAATTCAACCTTATGTTCAAGACAACCATCGGCCCCGGGTCCTCCAGAGTGGGGTATCTCAGACCGGAAACGGCACAGGGGATATTCGTCAATTATTTGAATCTGTACAGATACAACAGAGAGAAACTCCCCCTCGGCGTCATTCAGACAGGCAGGGGCTACAGGAACGAGATCGCACCCAGGCAGGGGATGATAAGGATGAGGGAGTTCAACATGATGGAAGTGGAACTCTTCGTCGACCCCGATGACAAAAGCTGGGGCAGATTCCCTGAAATCGAGAACGAGCCGATGACGCTTGTTCCCAACACCGGCACCGAGGCGGTGATCATTACCGTCGGCGAGGCCGTAGAGAAGGGGATAATAGCGAACAAAGTGCTCGCATACTTCATATACACTACGCAGCAGCTGCTCGTCCGGCTTGGGGTGGACGCCGGAAGGCTGAGATTCAGACAGCATCTCCGCGATGAGATGGCGCATTACGCCATGGACTGCTGGGATGCGGAGGTGCTCCTCTCTTTCGGGTGGATAGAAGTGACGGGCATCGCGGACAGAGGATGCTGGGACCTTTCAAGACATGCGGAATTCTCCGGTACCGAACTTACGCATTTCAAAAAATTCGATGAGCCGAAGGAGATGGAGATCGAAAAGGTCAAGGCCAAACACAGGGCCCTCGGTCCGAGGTTCAAAGAAAAAGCGAAGACTCTGGCGGAGATGATAGAGGCAAAGCAACCCTCCGACGTCAAAGACGGAAAGCTCACCCTGAACCTGAATGATGAGGATATCATACTCGACGGCGAGTATTTCGAGGTTGTCATGGTGCGCGAGAAGGTCTCCGGAGAAAGAGTGGTCCCGCACGTGATCGAACCTTCGCATGGATTGGACAGGATCTTCTACTCAGTGCTGGAACATTCCTATGAACATGATAAGGGCGAGGACTACACGATCCTCAGATTAATGCCTGAAGTTGCCCCCATCAAAGCGGGGATATTCCCTCTCATGGAAAAGGACGGCCTGGATACGCTTGCCACGGAAATATACTCAAAGGTTCACTCTCCGAGCATGGAGGCCTATTACGACGGTTCGGGGACCATCGGCAAAAGATACGCAAGGATGGATGAGGTGGGTACCCCCTGGTGCATAACTGTGGATTATGAATCGCTTGAGGGGCCGAACAAAGGCACCGTTACCATAAGGGAACGCGACACCACCGCCCAGAAGAGGATACCTGCGGACTCCGTGCCTGAGATCCTGAGATCCCTGCTTTCCGGTAAGCCTTTCAAGAATCTCTGA
- a CDS encoding CBS domain-containing protein, giving the protein MMGVEYLEDQKKLSILRSQLKGITVKEIMTTEFPTIDPEDRVSEALSKMRVSGFQEIPIIENGNYAGMVSYGTILRKGNIAPDTKVKNLVRNLPTVSLDTEITKIAEHIVANNCRQLAVLNGKKITGVVSRSSLTRVAAGMKILKDIKVWEIMTTPVESVREDGMLDDAMEIMRRLDIRTVPVVGSDGAPVGIVGMNEIIDNHWKTDTKSFGDFKKSSKAQISIDGIYASAIKIIEWDETMRSAASTMEEHRISTLPVVEGKELVGIITEYDIVELISASRERDSLFVQISGLDDEDKLYADSMYADIEAEMSRISKIYKPESLTIHISRYNEEGTRKKYSLTGKLFIRGTLISSKEIGWDLVKANNDLMKKIGQQVANMKDSNVTFRKRKK; this is encoded by the coding sequence ATGATGGGAGTAGAATACCTAGAAGATCAGAAGAAATTGTCTATTTTGAGATCACAGCTTAAGGGGATTACAGTCAAGGAAATAATGACAACGGAATTCCCCACCATTGACCCAGAGGATAGGGTCTCTGAGGCGCTCTCTAAAATGAGGGTGTCCGGTTTCCAGGAGATACCTATAATCGAGAACGGGAACTACGCAGGAATGGTAAGCTACGGAACGATACTCAGGAAAGGGAACATCGCCCCGGATACAAAGGTGAAGAACCTTGTGCGCAACCTCCCGACGGTCTCTCTGGATACAGAGATAACAAAGATAGCCGAGCATATCGTTGCAAACAACTGCAGGCAACTGGCGGTCCTGAACGGAAAGAAGATCACGGGGGTTGTGTCAAGAAGCAGCCTTACTCGGGTAGCGGCCGGCATGAAGATCCTCAAAGACATAAAGGTCTGGGAGATAATGACCACTCCCGTGGAGTCCGTCAGGGAGGACGGTATGCTGGATGACGCCATGGAGATAATGCGGAGACTGGATATCAGGACCGTGCCGGTCGTCGGCAGCGACGGGGCGCCCGTCGGAATAGTGGGGATGAATGAGATCATAGACAACCACTGGAAGACCGATACAAAGAGCTTCGGCGATTTCAAAAAGAGCTCAAAGGCCCAGATATCAATAGACGGTATCTACGCAAGCGCGATAAAGATCATCGAGTGGGATGAGACTATGAGGTCTGCGGCGTCGACAATGGAAGAGCACCGCATCTCCACCCTGCCCGTCGTCGAAGGGAAAGAGCTTGTGGGGATAATCACTGAATATGACATCGTCGAACTGATATCGGCAAGCAGGGAAAGGGATTCTCTCTTCGTGCAGATAAGCGGACTTGATGACGAAGACAAACTCTACGCCGATTCAATGTACGCGGATATCGAGGCGGAGATGAGCAGGATCTCCAAGATATACAAGCCGGAATCTCTGACCATACACATATCCAGATACAACGAGGAAGGTACCAGGAAGAAATACAGCCTGACCGGCAAGCTCTTCATACGCGGGACCCTGATCAGTTCGAAAGAGATAGGCTGGGACCTTGTGAAGGCCAACAACGACCTCATGAAGAAGATAGGGCAGCAGGTAGCCAATATGAAGGACTCCAACGTCACTTTCCGAAAGAGAAAGAAGTGA